In Glycine max cultivar Williams 82 chromosome 15, Glycine_max_v4.0, whole genome shotgun sequence, the DNA window caatatcaaattcaacTGACAAGTGTTACATCATCCACTAGCAAGTATTTCATGAATTGAATGAATACtgttaaatttagataattgtTTGAagctaaaatataaatattaaaaaaaattaacgtaTTATTAATACTACATTCATGGTcgtctttctttttcctcttggACGTTTTGTTCTGATATAACAAACCAGTAGAAATTTATAAAGATATGCTTTTGTCCAAAACTAATTTAAACCTTTATAATTttgcatataaaataaaacttcaaataagaaccttttttagttttatgttaACTTTGAACAGATTTATAAGTTTTATGTGGAATTTGGTAACAATTTTATGTTGCTATTTTCAATTGGCTTGAAAGTTGGCATGCACCCGTAACCAATAAGCTTACAAGGAAAATTTACAAATGAAGCAGAATGCATAGGCAAGcatgatttaataaaaacacaGCACCACTGTCATGGTGCTTTCTTTGTTGTTCTTGATAAAGTGgttagaagaaacaaaaattaaagcttAATCAGACAGGCCAAGAATGGTATTCTTAATCTTACGAAGCTGGCTTCTTAGGTCAGTGGACCAGGTTGAGTTGAGTATATTCTGCTTTACTTCAGCAACTTTACCCTCATCCTCTACTCCACTGCTTGCAGCAAGTAGATCATCAGCATCTTTACACAGTGCTTGAGCTTTCTCGTCTAGAGAATTACAATTCATCACATTGGTGGACAGTTCTTCCTCCAAATACTTGACATTCAACACAAGTTGTTCAAAATCCATTTCTTTGATAGCTATTTGTTCCCTTAAAGTTGCAATTTCTGCCTCTAGCTCCTTCTTCCTACTGTTTCCAGCCTTGATGGCCAAACAAGCCTTCTTTATTGAGTGTTTGATATCCTTCCACTTACTTTTTCCTGCTGAAGTCTCCTTCTGAATTCTGGCCTTTTGCTTCTCAAAGTTCTTCAGTTTGTTCACAGACTCAACAGTAGCTTGGAATTCTTGGAATGAAGCAAAGGCCATTCTCTTGAACACAAAAAGAGTGCCTAACTCTACTGTCACCTTTGGATGGCTACTTGTAGTCAATAGATCCAAGAAGTGACTAAGTTGAGACTGCATGACAGGATCAGAAGAGACTTCAGATAAGTCCCTAATCATTAACAGCTCCAAGGCACCTATGGCATCTCTAATAGATTTTAGAGACGCATCTCCAGAACATGCCCCAGATGACATGGTTTCCTTGCCACATACAGAGAATTTTTTATCAACTTGATCGAAGGGATCATCTGAATCAGAACCTGTAATGCTGGAAGAAAAGTCTACAGATTGAAGTTCGCTAGTGGATACTGATTCTAGTTTGATATCATCGCCCTCACATCTTTCAATGATAGGAGGGTCATTTTGAACTATAGTAGGATGAACTTCATCCTTTGCAATTTCATAATCAAGAGTCTCTCTagatctctttcttttttcttggatCAACACTAATGTTTTTCTCTTGGTTTTCATTAGAAATGGACGGGAAGAGATAGATTTTGCCTTTGACTTCTGTACTCTTAGTGCAGTAGCCTCattgtcaatatttttaaactcaATAAGTCTTGATGGAGTTACGTTTTCACAAACTCTAACTCCTTTTCTTCTCACCTTTAACAAGTGTGCCCTTACTCTAGTGTAACACCCAGTAAAATTCAGTCCACATAGATTGCATTTAATTTCATGGCCACTACCTCTTGCACGTTTTATCTTTGTAACATAATTCCATAGAGATTTGATGTCATCATCTTGGTTTTTAGCTAAATAAGAAGTACCCATCTCTACAATAATTCATATGAACTTAATTTAGACACTAGAAACAAGTCACATTTTAATGAAAAGTTGGTATTACAACATTTAATGAAATCTTCCAACTGCAATCATGTGACTAACCGGCTATATATAATCCTATTGTGGGTGGATCCTACTAAATAAAACTAGaccatcaaattaaacaaagccaagtgttttaaaaaaatcagcaaGTGTAAACAGTACAGGCTTGCAACAATATTCAAATACAAAACAGGACAGATATATCAGTAGAAAAAACCTGCAAGTGTAAACAG includes these proteins:
- the LOC102666487 gene encoding uncharacterized protein isoform X1, which produces MGTSYLAKNQDDDIKSLWNYVTKIKRARGSGHEIKCNLCGLNFTGCYTRVRAHLLKVRRKGVRVCENVTPSRLIEFKNIDNEATALRVQKSKAKSISSRPFLMKTKRKTLVLIQEKRKRSRETLDYEIAKDEVHPTIVQNDPPIIERCEGDDIKLESVSTSELQSVDFSSSITGSDSDDPFDQVDKKFSVCGKETMSSGACSGDASLKSIRDAIGALELLMIRDLSEVSSDPVMQSQLSHFLDLLTTSSHPKVTVELGTLFVFKRMAFASFQEFQATVESVNKLKNFEKQKARIQKETSAGKSKWKDIKHSIKKACLAIKAGNSRKKELEAEIATLREQIAIKEMDFEQLVLNVKYLEEELSTNVMNCNSLDEKAQALCKDADDLLAASSGVEDEGKVAEVKQNILNSTWSTDLRSQLRKIKNTILGLSD
- the LOC102666487 gene encoding uncharacterized protein isoform X2 — its product is MGTSYLAKNQDDDIKSLWNYVTKIKRARGSGHEIKCNLCGLNFTGCYTRVRAHLLKVRRKGVRVCENVTPSRLIEFKNIDNEATALRVQKSKAKSISSRPFLMKTKRKTLVLIQEKRKRSRETLDYEIAKDEVHPTIVQNDPPIIERCEGDDIKLESVSTSELQSVDFSSSITGSDSDDPFDQVDKKFSVCGKETMSSGACSGDASLKSIRDAIGALELLMIRDLSEVSSDPVMQSQLSHFLDLLTTSSHPKVTVELGTLFVFKRMAFASFQEFQATVESVNKLKNFEKQKARIQKETSAGKSKWKDIKHSIKKACLAIKAGNSRKKELEAEIATLREQIAIKEMDFEQLVLNVKYLEEELSTNVMNCNSLDEKAQALCKDADDLLAASSGVEDEGKVAEVKQNILNSTWSTDLRSQLRLTSFLS